From the bacterium genome, the window TCCGGTTCCGGTCACCTTAACTATCTTATCATTAATATGGATGATCTCAAGGAACATTTTGTTTTGGGTAAGAGTGCCAGTTTTATCCGAGCAGATGTGGGTGACGCAACCGAGGGTTTCTACAGCGCTCAATTTTCTCACAAGTGCATTTCTCCTCGCCATCCTCCTCGCGCCCAGGGCAAGGGAGATTGTTATAACTATAGGCAATCCCTCTGGAATAGCGGCAACTGCGAGGCTAACAGCGGTGAGAAACATAAGGCGAGGTGGTTTTCCCTCCAAGACGCCCAAGATGAGGATGAGGGCACAGATAGAGAGAGCTCCGATAGCGAGCCATTTCCCCACTTGCTCCATTTTCTCCTGAAGGGGTGTTTTCCTCTCCTCGCTCTCTTGGATAAGCTTGGTTATCTTCCCCATTTCGGTCTGCATTCCTGTATTGAAAACCACCGCCTTCCCATGCCCCGATGTGATTATCGTTCCGCTGAAAACTAGGTTGGAGCGTTCGGTTAGGGGAACACTTTCATCTGGAATCGGCTCGGCGTTTTTCTCAACTGGCAGGGATTCACCTGAGAGGGAGGATTCGTCAACTTGGAGATTGATTGCTTCTATCAATCTAGCATCTGCGGGAACTATCATTCCTGTTTCAAGGAGGATGATGTCGCCGGGGACGATTTGTGTTGAAGGGATTTCCTTTATTTGTCCATCCCTGAGCACCCTCGCAAAGGGAGTAGCCATTCTCTTTAAGGCTTGGACGGCTTTCTCCGCCCTATACTCTTGGATGAAGCCCATCAGGGCGTTGAGGATGAGGACAGCCATTATGACGGTGAAATCGGTTATTTCACCTGTCGCGAGGGAGATTACAGCGGCGGCGAGGAGGACTATAATGAGCAGGTCGGCGAATTGGCGGAGGAAAATCAAAAGGGGATGGCGATGTCTCTCCTCCTTTAGCTCATTTGGACCATAAAGGAGGAGTCTTCTTTGCGCTTCCCCCTCCGTTAGCCCCGCCTCTTCGTCAGTTTGCAATAGATTGAGGACTTCCTCTTTTGAGAGTTGATAAATCTCTTTTTGCATTTGGGATTAGGTGGTGGGCCGAGCAGGATTCGAACCCGCGACCAAGGGATTAAGAGTCCCCTGCTCTACCGGACTGAGCTATCGGCCCGAACCGAATGGCGCGCCCAGCAGGATTCGAACCCGCAACCCGCTGCTTAGAAGGCAGCCGCTCTATCCTGGTTGAGCTATGGGCGCTTCCGCTAAACTTATTATAACTTTCCTTCCTCTAATAGTCAACCAAAGTTGTATAATTCCCTGACATTTTAGCTCCTTGTAAGACTTCCCATATTGATTGACTACCAACTCGGTCGGGAATTATTTATAATCCAATGGAGATAAAATATGGATATTACCTACTCGGACATTAGTCAAGCCCGTTGCCCTTGCTTTTTCCAAACATCTCTCAGCGTGCTGGCGGGAAGTTGTGGGAAGGTCCCTCATCTGAAAACAGGGATAGAAAGCGAGAAGGGCGAAGGGTATGTTTCTATCCAATGAAGCGATAAATCTCGCTATGCCCTCAACCTCCTCCTCATCCACATATCCCGGAACGAGAAGAGTGCTGGCAACGAGGAAGGGAGGGTCGGGACGCCTCTTGATATATCTTGCAAGAAAGGCGAAATTCTCAAATACCCTATCCCTCGCCTGTGTGCCGGTTAGGGCGAAATAGACTTCATCTGTCCAAGCCTTTATATCTATCTTTATACATCCTCCGCTCATTAGTGATAGCTCTGCCATCTCCTCCAGCTTTTCTTTTGACATACTCCCGTTCGTCTCCCAACAGATTCTCAAGATTTTCCCCTTCCTTTCCCTCAACGCTAATTCCGAGGATTTTATCGCGAATTCAAGCTGGGGTGTGGGGTCACCACCGAAGAAGCAAATGCAGGATACCCTTTCCTTTACATCCTCAACGAGTTCCTCAGCGCGTCTCTTTCTATCAAGTGTTCTATAATGCCAATTTTGGCAGAAAAGACAATTGAAACTACAGGCGCCGAAGAATACAGCGAGATTGTAGTAGCCAATCTCCGCCTTCGGCGAATAAGAATAGCGAGGATAGCCGCTTCCACTACATCCGGGACAAACCCAATCCGCAACGCAATTTGTGGGAAGAGGGTCCTTATACCACTCAACGATTGCTTCATCGCCAGCCAAAGGAACGACCTTTTCATCTCTTGCTATTCTCGCTCCGCAAACTCCCATTTCTCCTTCCTTTAAATAACATTTATTCGCACACAATCCGCAAGCGATATTGCCTTCTTTCCGAGGAAAAGGTGGGATTTTGAAAAGGGAGCGAATATCGTTATGTCTCTTTAAAATTTGGTTTCGGAGTTCGGGATATGAGAGAAGGCAATCACGACAAGCTCCTATAGCCTCAGAGAAGATTTTCTCCTTTCCACAAACAGGGCAGATGGAAGTTCTAAATGACTTATTTCTCTTCATTATAAAATATTTTACTTTGATTCTCGCTTCAATTAAAGAGCCCGATTGAAACGAGGCGAGGTGTTAATTCCCTCCGCATTAAGGACCCAGAGAAGGCAGTAGTGGCAATCTCATAAGAATCGTTTCGTTCCTCGCAAGCAATTAAAAAATCATTTCTACTAAACCCTACAGGGTTTATAATAAAACCATAAGGAGGCGATTGCTATGTTATTTGGGAGGCAAAATTGCCCAATTGAGATTACTTTTGAGTCAGCCCATTCCTATCCTGACCCCTTCAATGATGTTGAACTGGATGTCGTATTCACCGACCCAGATGGAGAAGAGCAAAAAGTTCCTGCCTTCTGGGCGGGAGAAAATTGCTGGAAAGTTCGCTATTCCTCACCCAAACTCGGTCCTCATAAGTGGCGTTCAATTTGCTCCGACCAAACCAATACGGATTTACATAATCGACAAGGCTCCCTTGAAATTCTCCCTTATGATGGCGAAAACCCTCTCCTCAAGCATGGGCGTCTGCAAAGAAGCCCTAACAATAAATTCCTCCAA encodes:
- a CDS encoding radical SAM protein, whose product is MKRNKSFRTSICPVCGKEKIFSEAIGACRDCLLSYPELRNQILKRHNDIRSLFKIPPFPRKEGNIACGLCANKCYLKEGEMGVCGARIARDEKVVPLAGDEAIVEWYKDPLPTNCVADWVCPGCSGSGYPRYSYSPKAEIGYYNLAVFFGACSFNCLFCQNWHYRTLDRKRRAEELVEDVKERVSCICFFGGDPTPQLEFAIKSSELALRERKGKILRICWETNGSMSKEKLEEMAELSLMSGGCIKIDIKAWTDEVYFALTGTQARDRVFENFAFLARYIKRRPDPPFLVASTLLVPGYVDEEEVEGIARFIASLDRNIPFALLAFYPCFQMRDLPTTSRQHAERCLEKARATGLTNVRVGNIHILSPLDYK